Proteins co-encoded in one Hymenobacter swuensis DY53 genomic window:
- a CDS encoding DUF2306 domain-containing protein → MFHSTIGLIHLLSALLAMAAGAVVLLNRKGGLLHKRIGYLYTLLMLVVNATAFFIFRVTGNFGAFHWLALVSLTALLGGMGPVLARKRISSWIYWHYYFMSWSVVGLYAAFWAETLTRLLPMSRFWPAVVVATAATMLVGSFLIRRNAAHLLPARPAESA, encoded by the coding sequence ATGTTTCACTCCACTATTGGTCTTATTCATTTGCTGAGCGCCCTGCTGGCTATGGCAGCCGGGGCCGTTGTGCTGCTCAACCGTAAAGGCGGCCTGCTGCACAAGCGGATTGGGTATCTGTACACGCTGCTGATGCTGGTGGTGAATGCCACGGCGTTCTTCATTTTCCGGGTTACGGGCAATTTTGGCGCGTTCCATTGGCTGGCACTGGTGAGCCTGACGGCACTGCTGGGCGGAATGGGGCCGGTGCTGGCCCGCAAGCGCATCAGCAGCTGGATTTACTGGCATTACTACTTCATGAGCTGGTCGGTGGTGGGGCTATACGCGGCATTCTGGGCCGAAACTCTTACCCGGCTGCTGCCCATGAGCCGGTTCTGGCCGGCCGTGGTGGTTGCTACGGCCGCTACCATGCTGGTCGGTTCCTTCCTGATCCGGCGTAATGCGGCGCATCTGCTGCCGGCCCGGCCCGCAGAATCGGCCTGA
- a CDS encoding RecQ family ATP-dependent DNA helicase — translation MPDHATDDLLHVLRQTWGHAQFRPLQEDIIRSVLAGQDTLALLPTGGGKSICFQVPALARPGLCLVVSPLIALMKDQVENLRKRGIKAEAVYAGMSHQEIDQTLDNCVYGPVKFLYVSPERLLTDMFRARVGKMKVSLLAIDEAHCLSQWGYDFRPPYLRIQELRELLPGVPCMALTATATEQVRQDIVEKLHFGASHRVFQQSFARPNLSYSVLSTEDKLRRLLEVVRGVGKDKTSIVYARTRRQTEDTAAYLQQQGVAAAPYHAGLPAEQRTRTQQDWMQNRTRCIVATNAFGMGIDKPDVRLVVHLEAPDNLEAYYQEAGRAGRDEKYAFAVLLQGPNDADELRRRTQQSFPPLDTVRRVYQALANFSRTAVGGGELVAFDFDLQQFAETYRIRALDAHNSLRTLEREGFVQVNEAVNNPARVHIPIDHTDLYCFQVANAQHDKLIKSLLRFHGGELFSGFQRISENSLAQHLRLSAVELRKMLVFLHRSGIIQFQPRHESPQALFTTPRYDADKLPLDQKHLLQSRDLALHKTDAVIRYAAGSRCRQQLLLEYFGELDAPACGVCDVCLARKKAQQAAAPTPELRAQLLALVQATPQTPRQVLAHFTSAQATPVTELLRELVELGELRYAPDGRLVG, via the coding sequence ATGCCTGACCACGCTACCGACGACCTGCTGCACGTACTCCGCCAGACCTGGGGCCATGCGCAGTTTCGGCCGTTGCAGGAAGATATTATCCGCTCGGTGCTGGCCGGGCAGGATACGCTGGCGCTGCTGCCCACCGGCGGGGGTAAGAGCATCTGCTTCCAGGTGCCGGCGCTGGCCCGGCCGGGGCTGTGCCTGGTGGTGTCGCCGCTGATTGCCTTGATGAAGGACCAAGTGGAAAACCTGCGCAAGCGCGGCATCAAGGCCGAGGCGGTGTACGCCGGCATGAGCCACCAGGAAATCGACCAGACGCTGGACAACTGCGTGTACGGCCCGGTGAAGTTCCTGTACGTGTCGCCCGAGCGGCTGCTGACGGATATGTTCCGGGCCCGCGTCGGGAAGATGAAGGTGAGTTTGCTGGCCATTGACGAGGCGCACTGCCTTTCGCAGTGGGGTTACGATTTCCGCCCTCCTTACCTCCGGATTCAGGAGCTGCGGGAACTGCTGCCCGGCGTGCCGTGCATGGCCCTCACGGCCACCGCCACCGAGCAGGTGCGCCAGGATATTGTGGAGAAGCTGCATTTCGGGGCCTCGCACCGGGTGTTTCAGCAAAGCTTCGCCCGGCCCAACCTGTCGTACTCGGTGCTGAGTACCGAGGACAAGTTGCGACGGCTGCTGGAAGTAGTGCGCGGGGTGGGGAAGGACAAAACCAGCATTGTGTACGCCCGCACCCGCCGCCAGACCGAGGATACGGCCGCCTACCTGCAACAGCAGGGCGTGGCCGCCGCGCCCTACCACGCCGGCCTGCCGGCCGAGCAGCGCACCCGCACCCAGCAGGACTGGATGCAGAACCGCACGCGCTGCATCGTGGCCACCAACGCCTTCGGTATGGGCATCGACAAGCCCGATGTGCGGCTGGTGGTGCACTTGGAGGCCCCCGATAACCTGGAAGCCTACTACCAGGAGGCTGGCCGCGCCGGCCGCGACGAGAAGTACGCCTTTGCCGTGCTGTTGCAGGGCCCCAACGACGCTGATGAGCTGCGCCGCCGCACCCAGCAGAGCTTCCCGCCCCTCGATACCGTGCGCCGGGTATACCAGGCCCTGGCCAACTTCTCGCGCACGGCCGTGGGTGGCGGCGAGCTGGTGGCCTTCGACTTCGATTTGCAGCAGTTTGCCGAAACCTACCGCATCCGGGCCCTCGACGCGCACAATAGCCTGCGCACGCTGGAGCGGGAGGGGTTTGTGCAGGTGAACGAGGCCGTGAACAATCCCGCCCGGGTGCATATCCCCATCGACCACACCGACCTGTACTGTTTCCAGGTTGCCAATGCCCAACACGATAAGCTCATCAAAAGTCTGCTGCGCTTTCACGGGGGCGAACTGTTCAGTGGATTCCAGCGGATTTCGGAGAACAGTCTGGCCCAGCACCTGCGCCTGAGCGCCGTGGAGCTGCGCAAGATGCTGGTGTTTCTGCACCGCTCGGGCATTATCCAGTTCCAGCCCCGCCACGAGTCGCCCCAAGCCCTGTTCACCACCCCGCGCTACGATGCCGACAAGCTACCCCTCGACCAGAAGCACCTGCTCCAGTCGCGCGACTTGGCCCTGCACAAAACCGACGCGGTAATCCGATACGCCGCTGGCAGCCGCTGCCGGCAACAACTGCTGCTGGAGTACTTCGGGGAGCTGGACGCGCCGGCCTGCGGCGTCTGCGACGTGTGCCTGGCCCGCAAGAAGGCCCAGCAGGCGGCCGCCCCGACCCCGGAACTGCGGGCGCAGCTGCTGGCGCTGGTGCAGGCCACCCCCCAGACGCCCCGGCAGGTGCTGGCCCACTTCACGTCCGCCCAGGCCACCCCGGTAACGGAGCTGCTGCGGGAGTTGGTGGAACTGGGCGAACTGCGCTACGCACCCGACGGCCGGCTGGTAGGGTAG
- the murI gene encoding glutamate racemase, with product MAPTSSASDPATRPIGVFDSGIGGLTVARAVSRVLPHERLVYFGDTAHLPYGDKSTAAIQAYSVKICDLLLKQQCKVILIACNSASAAAYELVREYVGSKARVLNVIDPIVAHVGQQYAGRTVGLIGTKQTVNSNVYRKKIDDLDAGVELRSLATPLLAPMIEEGFFDNSISGNVIETYLSNPVLDDIEALVLACTHYPLIKRQIAEFYQGRTEVLDASDVVAHHVRQYLAGQQLLAPETATPPRHHFYVSDFTRSFEESTRIFFEQEVHLEHYPLWE from the coding sequence ATGGCTCCAACTTCTTCTGCATCCGACCCGGCTACCCGGCCCATTGGCGTTTTCGATAGTGGCATTGGCGGCCTCACCGTGGCCCGCGCCGTGAGCCGCGTGCTACCCCACGAGCGGCTGGTGTACTTCGGCGACACGGCCCACCTACCCTACGGCGACAAAAGCACGGCCGCCATTCAGGCCTACAGCGTCAAAATCTGCGACCTGCTGCTCAAGCAGCAGTGCAAGGTGATACTCATTGCCTGCAACTCGGCCTCGGCGGCGGCCTACGAGCTGGTGCGCGAGTACGTGGGCTCCAAAGCCCGGGTGCTCAACGTCATTGACCCCATTGTGGCTCATGTAGGGCAGCAGTACGCGGGCCGTACAGTGGGCCTCATCGGTACCAAGCAGACGGTGAACAGCAACGTGTACCGCAAGAAAATCGACGACCTCGACGCCGGGGTGGAGCTGCGCAGCCTTGCCACCCCGCTGCTGGCCCCCATGATTGAGGAAGGCTTCTTCGACAACAGCATCTCCGGCAACGTAATCGAAACCTACCTGAGCAATCCGGTGTTGGACGATATTGAGGCCCTGGTGCTGGCCTGCACCCATTACCCTCTCATCAAGCGGCAGATTGCCGAGTTCTACCAGGGCCGCACCGAGGTGTTGGACGCCTCCGATGTGGTAGCCCACCACGTGCGCCAGTATCTGGCCGGTCAGCAGCTGCTGGCTCCGGAAACGGCTACCCCACCCCGGCACCACTTCTACGTGTCCGACTTCACCCGCTCCTTTGAGGAAAGTACCCGTATTTTCTTTGAGCAGGAAGTGCATCTGGAGCACTACCCGTTGTGGGAGTAA
- a CDS encoding glutathionylspermidine synthase family protein — translation MKQTPTIELVPLAGNVEPAIRELGWDWAVEDACENYVAREAVRLPEATADELLEAADTLYELLLQSIPDPIPDTLLQELAIPELLWEAVRHSWNDDRHWHLYGRFDLASTPEGPKLIEFNADTATSIPETAVIQWASLMAAGLADDDRQANGLFEGVQAQFAKWRDMNSDLEPCLLLIHLPDSSEDATNCAVLAEAAREAGFQQVHVCSADAMQVALAGDERGVWAQTGPEQWQRFSFLCKLVPWELLAEEEPDLTRDLTELLRSRDLIIANPAYTLLFQSKVILAWLWQCFPHHPLLLEASLGELPGHQVRKPVLGREGQDVTELGAGSPVAPAAAGDYAGQRMVYQRFAELPTDVRQRQYQAGVFWAGSSCAIGFRREQGIITNLSEFVPHLLA, via the coding sequence ATGAAGCAGACGCCAACAATTGAGCTGGTGCCTTTAGCCGGTAATGTAGAACCCGCAATTCGGGAGCTGGGCTGGGACTGGGCCGTGGAAGATGCCTGCGAAAACTACGTGGCCCGGGAAGCGGTGCGCTTGCCCGAAGCCACCGCCGACGAGTTGCTGGAAGCCGCCGACACGCTGTATGAGTTACTCCTACAAAGTATTCCGGACCCCATTCCCGATACGCTGCTGCAGGAGCTAGCCATTCCGGAGCTGTTGTGGGAGGCGGTGCGCCACTCCTGGAACGATGACCGGCACTGGCACCTTTACGGCCGCTTTGATCTGGCCTCTACTCCCGAAGGCCCCAAACTGATTGAGTTTAATGCCGATACCGCCACCAGCATCCCCGAAACGGCCGTAATTCAGTGGGCCAGCCTGATGGCCGCTGGTCTGGCCGACGATGACCGGCAGGCTAATGGCTTGTTTGAAGGCGTGCAGGCGCAGTTTGCCAAGTGGCGGGACATGAACTCTGACTTGGAACCCTGCCTCCTGCTCATCCATCTGCCCGACAGCTCAGAAGATGCCACCAACTGCGCCGTATTGGCTGAAGCCGCCCGTGAAGCGGGGTTTCAGCAGGTTCACGTCTGCTCCGCTGATGCCATGCAGGTGGCACTGGCGGGTGACGAGCGGGGCGTGTGGGCGCAAACCGGCCCTGAGCAGTGGCAGCGTTTCAGCTTCCTGTGTAAGCTGGTGCCCTGGGAATTGTTGGCTGAGGAAGAACCCGACCTCACCCGCGACCTGACGGAGTTGCTTCGCAGCCGTGACCTGATTATTGCTAACCCGGCTTATACGCTGCTGTTCCAGAGCAAAGTTATTCTGGCTTGGCTCTGGCAGTGCTTTCCGCACCATCCGCTGCTGCTGGAAGCCAGTCTGGGAGAACTGCCGGGGCATCAGGTGCGCAAACCCGTGCTGGGTCGCGAGGGGCAGGACGTGACTGAACTGGGAGCCGGTTCACCCGTTGCCCCCGCAGCAGCAGGGGACTACGCCGGGCAACGCATGGTATACCAACGCTTTGCCGAATTGCCCACCGATGTCCGGCAGCGGCAGTACCAGGCGGGAGTGTTCTGGGCAGGCTCGTCCTGCGCTATTGGTTTTCGGCGCGAGCAGGGCATCATCACCAACCTGTCGGAATTTGTGCCTCATCTCTTAGCGTAA
- a CDS encoding CsgE family curli-type amyloid fiber assembly protein has product MQPSRKPVSSTKPEIIVLWWRPWMWGLSCLLLCLLCSQPGFAQAERKRPARADAAPKATDQAPVRESENGGIPARKLEEALQLLLRADSLQSVRRKAVTTTEIASLVLDQTITKPGHDFYDLFYNTWEAPAGIEEFTITIGEKPGRANSTLVTLRVNEEDLLEMPLQPNPELIEEAVADATAIAADYLQQQRNLSRQLEKEDLGGSGIY; this is encoded by the coding sequence ATGCAACCCTCCCGAAAACCCGTTTCGAGTACCAAGCCGGAAATCATTGTACTGTGGTGGCGGCCCTGGATGTGGGGCCTGAGTTGCCTGCTGCTGTGTCTGCTCTGTAGCCAGCCGGGTTTTGCCCAGGCGGAGCGCAAACGTCCGGCGCGCGCCGACGCGGCCCCTAAGGCTACAGATCAGGCTCCGGTGAGAGAGTCGGAAAACGGCGGCATTCCGGCCCGGAAGCTCGAAGAAGCCCTGCAACTGCTTCTGCGGGCCGATTCTCTGCAGTCGGTGCGGCGCAAGGCCGTAACGACCACCGAAATTGCCAGCTTGGTGCTCGACCAGACCATTACGAAGCCTGGCCACGATTTCTACGACCTGTTCTACAACACCTGGGAAGCACCCGCCGGCATTGAGGAATTTACCATCACCATTGGCGAAAAGCCTGGCCGGGCCAACAGTACCCTGGTTACCCTGCGCGTGAATGAAGAGGATTTGCTGGAAATGCCGCTGCAGCCCAACCCGGAGCTGATTGAGGAGGCTGTGGCAGATGCTACCGCCATTGCCGCCGATTACCTCCAGCAACAGCGTAACCTTAGCCGCCAGCTCGAAAAAGAGGATCTGGGTGGCTCGGGCATCTACTGA
- a CDS encoding curli production assembly/transport component CsgF: MKYFFLLFLGLLLGAGRAHAQDFVYEPKNPSFGGGNTFNYSWLLSSAQSQNKIEDPSASRNNQNTDPLSEFQNNLNRQILSLLTTRFVNSQFGNGGEIREGSYNIGSYQIQVTPSGSGVSILITDTTTGGQTTVTIPNTP, translated from the coding sequence ATGAAATACTTCTTCCTTCTCTTCCTGGGTCTGCTGCTCGGAGCTGGCCGGGCACACGCCCAGGATTTCGTGTACGAGCCCAAAAACCCCTCGTTCGGAGGGGGCAATACCTTCAATTACTCCTGGCTGCTCAGCTCAGCCCAGTCGCAGAACAAGATTGAGGACCCCAGCGCCAGCCGCAACAACCAGAATACCGACCCTCTTTCGGAATTTCAGAACAACCTCAACCGGCAGATTCTGAGTTTGCTGACTACCCGTTTCGTGAATTCTCAGTTTGGCAATGGCGGTGAGATTCGGGAGGGCTCCTATAATATAGGAAGCTACCAGATTCAGGTAACCCCGTCCGGCTCAGGCGTGAGTATTCTCATTACCGACACTACCACGGGTGGGCAGACGACCGTCACGATACCCAACACTCCCTGA
- a CDS encoding CsgG/HfaB family protein, which produces MRTESARLGAEVVRLSDLQRLPVAKEPVVAAVYKFRDQTGQYKPTANGSSFSTAISQGTTTILMRALEESRWFKPIERENLGNLLNERKIIRSTRAEYGEQTGQKQPMLPPLLFAGIILEGGVISYDANMLTGGAGVRYFGMGASGQYRQDRVTVYLRAISTSSGQVLKTVYTSKTILSQQVDASLFQFVSFKRLLETETGFTYNEPSEMALKEAIEKAVEALVLEGVQSGLWETRDPAERNGPQVQAYLREKEDNRHIDAVGRPLRERRAALGVSVLGGAEKYAGDFSGAEWRPGADIRFSYEKAAGSRWAGFVGIGRSELAAGRSFSQQYSYAELGAQWRLFPLERFTPYLTAGAGITTRETSVQRANLYPHAVGAVGGEYLLTDRLGLSVQLSQRWYFSDKVDRFDQGKYNDYYWSGRVGVTCYLGKRSSKPTSVTDR; this is translated from the coding sequence ATGCGTACGGAAAGTGCCCGTTTGGGCGCGGAGGTCGTCCGCCTGTCGGATCTGCAGCGTCTGCCGGTAGCCAAAGAGCCGGTAGTGGCGGCTGTGTACAAATTCCGCGACCAGACGGGCCAGTACAAGCCCACCGCCAACGGTTCCAGTTTTTCCACGGCCATTTCGCAGGGCACCACTACCATTCTGATGCGGGCCCTGGAAGAGTCACGCTGGTTTAAGCCAATTGAGCGCGAAAACCTGGGCAACCTGCTCAACGAGCGGAAAATCATTCGCTCTACCCGTGCCGAATACGGGGAGCAAACTGGCCAGAAGCAGCCGATGCTGCCGCCACTACTGTTTGCGGGTATCATCCTGGAAGGCGGCGTTATTTCCTACGATGCCAACATGCTGACCGGTGGGGCCGGGGTGCGGTACTTCGGTATGGGTGCCTCCGGGCAGTACCGGCAGGATCGGGTGACGGTGTATCTGCGGGCCATCAGTACCAGTTCCGGGCAGGTCCTAAAAACGGTGTACACCTCCAAAACCATTTTGTCGCAGCAGGTAGATGCCAGTCTGTTCCAGTTCGTGAGCTTCAAGCGGCTGCTGGAAACCGAAACCGGCTTTACGTATAACGAGCCTTCGGAAATGGCCTTGAAAGAAGCCATTGAGAAGGCCGTGGAAGCTCTAGTGCTGGAAGGTGTACAAAGCGGCCTCTGGGAAACCCGCGACCCGGCTGAGCGCAACGGGCCTCAGGTGCAGGCGTATCTGCGCGAAAAAGAGGATAACCGCCACATAGATGCTGTGGGCCGGCCGTTGCGGGAGCGGCGCGCTGCCTTGGGAGTAAGCGTGCTGGGCGGTGCAGAAAAGTACGCCGGCGACTTCAGCGGGGCAGAGTGGCGGCCCGGCGCCGATATTCGTTTTTCCTATGAAAAGGCTGCCGGGAGCCGCTGGGCAGGTTTTGTTGGCATAGGCCGTTCAGAGTTAGCCGCCGGGCGTAGCTTCAGTCAGCAATACAGCTACGCGGAGCTGGGCGCTCAGTGGCGGCTATTCCCATTAGAACGGTTCACGCCTTACCTGACGGCCGGTGCCGGCATTACCACCCGGGAAACCAGCGTCCAGCGGGCTAATCTGTATCCACACGCAGTGGGCGCAGTGGGAGGCGAATACCTGCTGACTGACCGGTTGGGACTGAGTGTGCAGCTTAGCCAGCGGTGGTATTTCTCCGACAAGGTTGACCGCTTCGACCAAGGGAAATACAACGACTATTACTGGTCGGGGAGGGTAGGAGTTACCTGTTACCTAGGTAAGCGGAGCAGCAAGCCGACCAGTGTAACAGACCGTTGA
- the csgH gene encoding curli-like amyloid fiber formation chaperone CsgH: MKQGKEKPHKVMCGFSFFCAYFHILFCFNYINCFLSAIIQTSHLMCSFILTSWFFIFAGSMQMPLGNGWAGSEYQAKLEARQQNGQLLILAHGVNNGNMEAQLRYEMQAERTGAAGTSRNTQSGRCRLGAGRDVVVSQLTFSVSPADAYTISLRLLDTQGNEVAADSLQYTGQ; the protein is encoded by the coding sequence TTGAAGCAGGGAAAAGAGAAGCCACACAAGGTAATGTGTGGCTTCTCTTTTTTTTGTGCTTATTTTCATATATTATTTTGTTTTAATTATATAAATTGTTTCCTTTCTGCAATTATTCAAACCTCTCATCTTATGTGTTCATTCATCTTGACTTCTTGGTTCTTCATCTTTGCAGGCAGCATGCAGATGCCTCTTGGCAATGGGTGGGCCGGCAGCGAATACCAAGCTAAGCTTGAGGCCCGGCAGCAGAACGGGCAGTTGCTTATTCTTGCTCACGGTGTCAATAATGGCAATATGGAAGCCCAACTCCGGTACGAAATGCAAGCCGAGCGGACCGGAGCAGCAGGCACCTCACGCAACACCCAAAGCGGCCGTTGCCGGCTTGGAGCGGGCCGGGATGTAGTTGTCTCGCAACTGACTTTTTCAGTTTCCCCTGCCGATGCTTACACCATCAGCCTGCGCCTGCTTGATACGCAGGGCAACGAAGTAGCTGCGGACTCTCTACAGTATACCGGCCAATAG
- a CDS encoding carboxypeptidase-like regulatory domain-containing protein, with translation MLLSVARSRAIWLWLMLCCVLFVSCEENTVDPTRYGRLEGQVLDARTNLPLANASVATTPATSSYVTDAQGRFSIDQAPEGKLAVTVKRADYRQEVLNVTIAEAQTVTVAVLLEKSSAVTAPAAPNRPTPTDKAINQPTTVQLAWHPVNPVRGDTLRYDVILYESNSTDRRQILTNSKDSTATVSGLKYNTTYYWQVTVRNTSGGTARADIWSFQTRVQPDNRFLFARTENGNTDVYSSDETGANLLRLTTSAFIETAPQLSPNRDRVAFTSNATGQFQIYTMNRDGSDIRQVTLQPIDGYFNQGVGYRWSPDGAQLIYSSYNKLYRINRDGTGLTLLATAPADRHFRECDWTALGNKIVVQTVGVSIYDAEIYLLNADGSNLAQLVGNLPGRLDSPSFSIDGRRLMYTRDLDGFDNGTGRQLNAHVFTQNLDGTGLVDVSSGPGGTAGGGKPIGYNDVVPRYAPDGSKIIFVQVNNVTQSVPDIYIMELDGRSRVRLFQNATLPDWK, from the coding sequence ATGCTGCTCTCTGTTGCCCGCTCCCGGGCTATCTGGCTGTGGTTGATGCTGTGCTGCGTGCTATTCGTTTCTTGCGAAGAAAATACGGTTGATCCTACCCGATATGGGCGGCTGGAAGGCCAGGTATTGGATGCCCGCACGAATCTGCCGTTGGCTAATGCGTCCGTAGCCACCACTCCTGCTACCAGTTCCTACGTTACGGATGCGCAGGGTCGCTTCTCCATTGATCAGGCCCCAGAAGGCAAGCTGGCAGTCACGGTAAAGCGTGCTGACTACCGGCAGGAGGTACTGAACGTAACTATTGCGGAAGCGCAGACGGTTACTGTTGCGGTGCTGCTGGAAAAATCCAGCGCGGTAACCGCACCGGCGGCCCCCAATCGGCCAACCCCCACCGATAAAGCCATCAACCAGCCAACAACGGTACAACTGGCGTGGCATCCGGTGAACCCGGTGCGCGGCGACACACTACGCTACGACGTTATTCTGTATGAAAGTAACTCCACTGACCGCCGGCAGATACTGACTAACTCGAAAGACTCTACAGCTACGGTATCGGGGCTGAAATACAACACCACGTATTATTGGCAGGTAACGGTGCGCAACACCTCAGGTGGCACTGCCCGGGCCGATATCTGGAGCTTCCAGACTAGAGTGCAACCCGATAACCGGTTCCTGTTTGCCCGGACGGAAAACGGCAATACCGACGTGTACTCTTCTGATGAAACCGGAGCTAATTTGCTCCGGCTCACCACTTCGGCCTTCATCGAAACCGCCCCCCAGCTGAGTCCTAATCGTGACAGGGTAGCATTTACCTCCAATGCAACGGGGCAATTCCAGATTTACACCATGAACCGAGACGGCTCGGATATACGGCAAGTGACATTACAGCCGATAGATGGCTATTTCAACCAGGGTGTCGGCTACCGCTGGTCGCCGGATGGAGCCCAACTGATTTACAGCAGCTACAACAAGCTTTACCGCATCAACCGCGACGGGACCGGCCTGACCCTGCTGGCCACTGCACCGGCTGACCGGCATTTCCGGGAGTGCGACTGGACTGCCTTAGGCAATAAGATTGTAGTGCAGACAGTAGGCGTAAGTATTTATGATGCGGAAATTTACCTGCTCAATGCCGATGGCAGCAACCTGGCTCAGCTTGTTGGTAACCTGCCGGGGCGGCTGGACTCGCCTTCCTTCAGCATAGATGGTCGTCGGCTGATGTACACGCGCGACTTGGATGGCTTCGATAACGGAACTGGCCGCCAACTGAATGCACACGTATTTACCCAAAACCTGGATGGTACCGGCCTAGTGGATGTCTCGTCTGGGCCGGGCGGTACCGCCGGTGGCGGTAAGCCGATAGGATACAACGACGTGGTACCGCGCTACGCTCCGGACGGATCCAAAATCATCTTCGTGCAGGTAAATAATGTTACTCAGTCGGTTCCCGACATCTATATCATGGAATTAGACGGCCGCAGCCGAGTCCGGCTATTTCAGAACGCGACATTGCCGGACTGGAAATAA